The sequence CAGCCCCCAGCCCCCAGCCGACTCGGCGGTATCCGTCGAATTCGATGAACCACAGCAGGCGATCACGCCTGGGCAGGCTGTCGTCTTCTATGATGGCGATGTGGTCCTGGGTGGGGGATGGATCGCTAGATGAGCATGCAGAGCGATCTTCAAAGGAAACAGGAAGCGGTTGAGAGGATCCTCAAAGAATTCGACCGGGTGATTGTCGCGTTCTCAGGAGGGGTGGATTCCACGTTGCTAGCCAAGCTTGCACGAGACATCCTGGGCAGGGAACAGGTCTTGGCGGTCACCGCTGACTCCCCATCCATCACCAGGGAGGACCTTAAAGACGCTCAACAGCTTGCCCAGCAGCTTGGCCTGCAGCATCTGACCATCAACACGCAGGAAGTCAGCAATCCTTCCTACCGAGCCAACAACCCGGTGCGCTGCTATATCTGCAAACAGACCCTATTTCAAGAGCTGGAGGTTCTAGCACGGCGGAAACACTACTCCGCGATCCTCTATGGGGCCATCGCCGATGATCTGTTGGACGAACGGCCGGGTCAACGGGCGGCAGCCGAACGCGGCATCCACGCTCCGCTTCAAGAAGCCGGCTTGGCGAAGTGGGATGTCCGGGCCCTTGCCCGAGCGCTGGGGCTGCCCAACTGGGACAAACCGCAAAACGCCTGCCTCTCCTCTCGGATCCCGCACGGCGAGCCGGTGACCGAGCAAAAACTCGCTCACATTGAGAGAGCTGAAGCGGCAGCCAAGGCCGAGGGCTTCAAGCAAGTCCGCGTTCGCCACCATGGCAGCCGAGCCTCTATAGAGGTTGGAGCCGAGGAGTTGCCCCGTCTTCAAGATCCCGCCCTCCTCCGCCGCCTGATCGCCGCCGTCTGCTCGTGCGGATTCTCGACGGCAGAGATCGACCCTCAGGGCTACCATTCGCTGCCTGCGCTTTCGGCCGTTCGGTAGCAAATTTTCTCTTGCCAAAGTCCCGCATCTCAAGTATACTAATCGATTGTCACTGATTTTCTTATGCGAAAGTGAAAACTTTTATAATATATGGAGTCGAATTAAGGAACGCTAAGGAGGATGGGGACATGATCCAGCTGCGGCAGGCTGTTGTCACAACGATGTTTTGCGCCTCAACCGCTATGGCGGCCCAGCCGCTCTGGGCCGCGCAAGGCCCTGATGCCGCGATGGAGTCCGCGATGCGCCAGCAAGCCATTGAGCGAGCCATTGCCGCAGCCAGCACGACAAAGAGGAAGCCAGCATCTACCACGACCGCAACGCGAAAAACCTCGCCCGCCAAAAAATCTCCAGCCAGAGCATCCGACAAAGGCAGACAAACGTCTGCACCGATTCCTGATCAGGTCGTCAACGGCGTGAAATGGTTCTATATCTTCGGCTCCCACGGTAAAACAGATTACGGGGCTCGTCCGGACAACCTTGAGGTGTTTGTCGAGGTTCCCCGCTCGTTCGGCGCACCGATCAGCCTGCGCGTGTTTGACGCCGACATTAAAGGAAAGCGCGATGAAATGGCCGGGGGATGGAACACTATCACCAGGTTCAGCGTGTATGGGGCTGGCTCAAAAGCGCTCGCGTCCTATACGATTGGGCCGGAAGCGGCCGATGGCACCACGCTGGAATTCGGCCCGTTCCCCTTGGAGATGGGCGACACCCAAGGCGACAACGCGGTATTCCGGTTTGAGGCGCAGGGACTGGCCGGAGATGACAACAATGTCTTCTCCTTGGATGTGCTCCCGCCGGGCGTTGAAGCCTATGCCTTAAGCCCTTCCATCCGTCTGGCTGAGCAGGCCGATGAAACGTTGGCCACCGCATTTCCCCGCATGCCGGGAAAGCCTGAAGCCACAATGGAGTTTTTCCCGGCGGTTCCTGAAGGCAGCACCTGTGTGGTGGAATCCAATTATGACGTGGATCCGGATGGCGCGCGCCTCTCGCTGATTTCCCCGACCGGCAAGTGCTACCCCATCAAGTCCTCGGGGAGCGAGGCCTGGGTGTCCACTCAAGTGCCGGTGCTGGAAGGCGAAGGCGGCCGCCGATGGATTTACCGGATGACCAAGGTGACCCAGCGCAAAGGCAACGCCGGCTTTGAGTTTAAGGATCAGAGCGGGCAGCCGCTGCGCATCTACTTCACGAAGGGTGCCGGGGCCCCGCCGGCTCCCAGCACAGCCGCACCGAAAGTCACGCCGATTAGCTCCTGCAATACCTTCGAATTTGACGGGTCGCGCTCCTCGGACCCTGATGGCAACCGCCTCACGTACACCTGGGATTTCGGCGATGGCACCACCACTGAAGGAGTGCGCGTGCCCCATACGTTTGCGAAGGCGGGGGACTATCGGGTCACCCTCACGGTCGATGACGGCACCTCCACCACCTGCTGCGAGGATAAAACCGAGCAGATCGTGCATGTCAACACACCCCCGAAGGCGGTGTTTTCAGCTCCCCCTCGGGCGTGCGTCGGGGCACCCGTGAGCCTCAGCGCCATGCAGTCGAGCGACACGCCCGGCGAGGCCCTCACCTATCGCTGGGATTTTGGGGACGGCACGGTCGCCGAGGGCATGACGGCGAGCCACAGCTATACCAAAGGCGGCACGTACCGGATCAAGCTTCTGGCCGATGACGGCCAGCACACCGCCTGCTCAACCAATGAAATGGTGCAGGTCATTCTCGTCAACAGCCCGCCGGTGGCGAAAGCCCAGCAGACGGCGACGGCCTGCGCCTACCACGGCAACCAGCCGCTTGACGTCAAATTCAGTGGTGCTGGATCGGCGGATCCGGATGGCAACGCGCTGAGCTACCGATGGGATTTTGGCGACAAGTCCCAGGCCGGCGAGGGAGCGCAAACATCCCATGTGTATCAAAAGGGCGGGAAATATACGGCGACCTTAACCGTGGATGATGGGTTGGGCTCGGCATGTTCAACGGCCTCCGCCGCCATTCCGGTGATCGCGAATCATGCGCCGACGATCACCCTCAAACCCATCAGCGGCTGCGCGAACGAATCGCTGAGCCTCATGGCCGGCGAGGGCCAAGATCCTGACGGCGATGTCTTGACCTACACCTGGAGCTTGGGCGATGGCGAAACCGGCTCAGGCATGATCCTCAAGCATACCTACGTGAAAAACGGAACGTATCGCGTGCGCGTCACCGCCGATGACGGCAGCGGCACGGCCTGCGGCACCGCGACCGCCGAAGCGACCGCGACGATCAACGCCCCGCCGTCGGCGACGATGCTGATCCGCGCGGAAGGCGGAAAAGTCTACGTGCCTCCGGCGGAGTAATCGGCGGCGAACCTGCCCTTGCGATTTTCGAAACGCTGCGCGTTTGCACAGCCCCTCACGATGCCGTGGGGGGCTGTGTGTTTCTTGGGCGGGATTCCGCTATAATACTACTCGTGATGGAGCGCGGGTACGGCGGTGTAGCTCAGTTGGTAGAGCAGAGGACTCATAAGCCTCGGGTCACTGGTTCGAGCCCAGTCACCGCCAGTTTCGCCTCATGAGAAATCTACGATCTCCTCTCGCCATTATTTTCCTGACCGTGTTCATTGACCTGGTGGGCTTCGGAATCGTCATCCCGATTTTGCCCCTGTACGCCGAGCGCTTCGGCGCATCGCCCTTGGTGATCGGGCTGCTGCTCGGCGTCTACTCCGCGATGCAATGCCTCTGCGCGCCGCTGCTGGGGAAACTCTCAGACCGGATCGGCCGGCGGCCGGTGCTGCTGATGAGTTTGCTCGGCACCGCGGCGGG comes from Candidatus Omnitrophota bacterium and encodes:
- the larE gene encoding ATP-dependent sacrificial sulfur transferase LarE — protein: MSMQSDLQRKQEAVERILKEFDRVIVAFSGGVDSTLLAKLARDILGREQVLAVTADSPSITREDLKDAQQLAQQLGLQHLTINTQEVSNPSYRANNPVRCYICKQTLFQELEVLARRKHYSAILYGAIADDLLDERPGQRAAAERGIHAPLQEAGLAKWDVRALARALGLPNWDKPQNACLSSRIPHGEPVTEQKLAHIERAEAAAKAEGFKQVRVRHHGSRASIEVGAEELPRLQDPALLRRLIAAVCSCGFSTAEIDPQGYHSLPALSAVR
- a CDS encoding PKD domain-containing protein translates to MIQLRQAVVTTMFCASTAMAAQPLWAAQGPDAAMESAMRQQAIERAIAAASTTKRKPASTTTATRKTSPAKKSPARASDKGRQTSAPIPDQVVNGVKWFYIFGSHGKTDYGARPDNLEVFVEVPRSFGAPISLRVFDADIKGKRDEMAGGWNTITRFSVYGAGSKALASYTIGPEAADGTTLEFGPFPLEMGDTQGDNAVFRFEAQGLAGDDNNVFSLDVLPPGVEAYALSPSIRLAEQADETLATAFPRMPGKPEATMEFFPAVPEGSTCVVESNYDVDPDGARLSLISPTGKCYPIKSSGSEAWVSTQVPVLEGEGGRRWIYRMTKVTQRKGNAGFEFKDQSGQPLRIYFTKGAGAPPAPSTAAPKVTPISSCNTFEFDGSRSSDPDGNRLTYTWDFGDGTTTEGVRVPHTFAKAGDYRVTLTVDDGTSTTCCEDKTEQIVHVNTPPKAVFSAPPRACVGAPVSLSAMQSSDTPGEALTYRWDFGDGTVAEGMTASHSYTKGGTYRIKLLADDGQHTACSTNEMVQVILVNSPPVAKAQQTATACAYHGNQPLDVKFSGAGSADPDGNALSYRWDFGDKSQAGEGAQTSHVYQKGGKYTATLTVDDGLGSACSTASAAIPVIANHAPTITLKPISGCANESLSLMAGEGQDPDGDVLTYTWSLGDGETGSGMILKHTYVKNGTYRVRVTADDGSGTACGTATAEATATINAPPSATMLIRAEGGKVYVPPAE
- a CDS encoding tRNA 2-thiouridine(34) synthase MnmA, yielding SPQPPADSAVSVEFDEPQQAITPGQAVVFYDGDVVLGGGWIAR